The sequence below is a genomic window from Streptomyces sudanensis.
GCACGCGGTCCTTGAGCGCGGGGAACCGCTCCCGCGTCGCGGCGACCCGCGCGGGGTCGAGGTCCACGGTCAGGACCTCCTCCCCGCGGCCCGCCTCGCCCAGCACCTCGCCCCAGGGGTCCACGACCACGCTGTGCCCCGCCTGCTCGACCCCGGCGTGCGTCCCGGCCGTCCCGCACGCCAGCACGTACGCCTGGTTCTCCACCGCCCGGGCCCGCGCCAGCAGCGACCAGTGCCCGAGCCGCCGGGCCGGCCACCCCGCCGGGACGACGAAGGCCGCGGCCCCCGCGTCCACCAGCCCCCGGAACAGCTCGGGGAACCGCAGGTCGTAGCAGGTCGCCAGGCCGAACGGCAGGTGCGGGCACGGGGCGACGGCGAGTTCGCGGCCCGCCGACATCAGCACCGCCTCGCCCTGGTCGAAGCCGAACCGGTGGATCTTGCGGTAGGTCAGGGCGAGCCTTCCGTCGGGGGAGAAGACCAGCGAGGTGTTGTAGAACGCGTCCCCGTCGCGTTCCACGAAGGAACCGGCGTGCAGCCACACCCGGGCGTCCGCGGCCGCCGCCGCCATCGCCTCGTACGTCGGCCCGCGCAGCGGCTCCGCCTCCGCGGCGAACGCCTCGTACGCGAACGCGCCGACCGGCCACAGCTCCGGCAGGACCACCAGGTCCGACGCCGACTCGTCGCGCACGAGCGCGGCGGCGCGCCGCCGTCGCGCGTCCACCGTTTCGTCCGGGTTGACCGCAATCTGGATCAGAGAGGCGCGCACACTACCACCGTCCTGGCGTTGAGGCCGTCCATACGGGCCTACGATCGTCACACGAAAGCACTGCCGAGGGGCCGGGGGGAGCGTACTGTTCTCCCCTGGGGGATCCCTCCCCCGAGGACCGCGTCCAGGGGAGGCCTCCGGGGCTCCTCGGCGGATGCCACTGCACCCAGCCCGCGTACCAAGCCGCACGAGGGGTCCCGTGACCGTCCATCCCAGCCTCCAGACCTACGCCGACGCCTGGACCCACTCCATCGAAGCCGTGGCCGAGCTGGTGCAGCCGCTCGTCGAGGGCGAGTGGAACCGCGCCACCCCGTGTCCCGGCTGGTCGGTCCGCGACGTCGTCTCCCACATCATCGGCATGGAGTGCGAGATGCTGGGCGACCCGCGCCCGATCCACTCCCTGCCCCGCGATCTGTACCACGTGCGCGGTGACTTCGCGCGCTACATGGAGATGCAGGTCGACGTGCGGCGGCACCACACGGGGCCGGAGATGACGGCCGAGCTGGAGTACGTCATGATCCGCCGGGCCCGCATGCTGCGCAACGAGAGCCGCTCCCCCGACACGCTGGTGCGCGCCCCGCTGGGCGCCGAGCAGAGCCTTGAGGTGGCGTACCGGACGCGCGCCTTCGACGTGTGGGTGCACGAGCAGGACCTGCGCACCGCGCTCGACAGGCCCGGCAACCTCGACTCCCCCGGCGCGTACGTCGTGCGGGACACCCTGCTGACCCTCCTGCCGAAGGTCGTCGCGAAGGACGCGGGCGCCCCGCCGAACACGGCCGTGGTCTTCGACGTGAGCGGCCCCGTCGAGTTCCTGCGGACGGTCCGCGTCGACGCGGAGGGGCGCGGCCGGGTCGACGGGGCCCCGTCGCTGGGTCCGGCCGCGACGCTGGCGCTGGACTGGGAGACGTACGTGCGCCTCGCCTGCGGCCGGGTGCGGCCCGCCGCGGTCGCCGACCGGGTCAAGGTGGAGGGCGACGAGGACCTGGCGGGCGCCATCCTCGCCCACTTCGCCGTCACGCCGTAGCGGCTCCGCGCGGGGTGCGGGCGTCACGCCGGGACGCGGGGCGGCGCCGCGCGGTCGGCGGCCGGCCGTTCGCGCTCCCGGCGCGCCGTGCGGGCGCGGAGCCGGAGGATCTGGGTGACGCCCAGCGCCTGCAGGACGAAGACCGACGAGAACGCCGTCCGGTAGTCGCCGCCGGTCGCGTCCAGCAGGACGCCGATCGCCAGGAGCGCCGCCATCGAGGCGGTGAACCCGCCGATGTTGACGATTCCCGAGGCGGTGCCCTGCCGTTCCGGCGGGTTGGCGGGCCGTGCGAAGTCGAAGCCGATCATCGACGCCGGTCCGCACGCGCCGAGGACGGCGCACAGCGAGACCAGGAGCCACATCGGCGCCCCGTCGTCCCCCGGGTACGCCAGGACGGCCGCCCACACCAGGGCCGTCGCGCCCACGGTGCCCAGCGCCAGGGGGGCGCGCGCCGCGTGGCGGCGGGCGATCAGCTGCCCGTACGCGAGGCCCACCGCCATGTTGGAGAGCACCACCGCCGTCAGCAGCTCGCCGGCCCGGCCCCGGGACAGGCCCTGCGCCTCGACCAGGAACGGCATCCCCCACAGCAGCAGGAACACCATGGCGGGGAACTGCGTCGTGAAGTGCACCCACATGCCGAGCCGGGTGCCCGGTTCCCGCCAGGCGCGGGCGATCTGGTGCCGTACGTACGCGGCCCCCGCGTGCGGCACGGGCTCCGGTTCGAAGCCCTCGGGATGGTCCTTCAGGAAGACGGCGACCAGCACCAGGACGGCCAGCCCGGCCAGGGAGCTCCCGGCGAACGTCGCCGTCCAGCCCAGCCCTTCCAGCATCCGCGCCAGCACGATCGTCGACAGCAGGTTGCCGGCGACCCCGAACAGCGCCGCCACCTGCGCGACCACCGGGCCGCGCCGCGCCGGGAACCAGCGGCTGCCCAGCCGCAGCACGGAGATGAAGGTCATCGCGTCGCCGCAGCCCAGGAGCGCGCGGGCCGCCAGCGCCGTCCCGTACGACGGGGACAGTGCGAAGCCGAGCTGCCCGGCCGTGAACAGCACGATGCCCAGGGTCAGGACCCTCCGCGTGCCCAGCCGGTCCACCAGCAGGCCGACGGGTATCTGCATGCCCGCGTAGACGAGCAGCTGGAGTATGGAGAACGCCGACAGCGCGGAGGCGTTGACGTGGAAGCGGTCGGCGGCGTCGAGCCCGGCCACGCCCAGCGAGGTGCGGAAGACGACCGCGACGAGGTACACGCAGACGCCGGCGCCCCACACGAGGACCGCCCGGCGGCCGCCGGGCGGATCTGCGGGGAGCGCGGCGGCCGGGGAGGGGGCGGGGATCACCGGGCCTCGCCCCGGAGCACGGTCCCCGCCCTGCCGGCGCGGCGGCCGGGGGCCGCCGCCCCGGTGTGGACGCGGACCCGTGCGGCGGCGGGCGGGGACGGGTGCGCGACGGGTGGCATGTACACAGGATAGGTACGGGCGGGACGCGGCGGAGGGCGCGTCCGGCGCGCGGACCGGGCCCGGAGGACCGGAAGGATCCGGAGGACCGGAAGGATCCGGAGGACCCGGAGGACCGGAAGGACCCGGACGCTCGTCGGCGTCCGGGCCCTCCGGGCGGCGCGGCGGGCGGGGGCCCGCTCACGCCGGGGTGTTCGTCACGCCCAGGTGATCAGGCGCTTGGGGTTCTCCAGGACGGCCGCGATGTCGGCCAGGACCTTCGATCCCAGTTCGCCGTCGACGAGCCGGTGGTCGAAGGAGAGCGCCAGCGTGGTGACGTGGCGCGGCTTGACCTTGCCCTTGTGCACCCAGGGCTGGAGCTTGATCGCGCCGACCGCGAGGATCGCCGACTCGCCGGGGTTGAGGATCGGCGTGCCGGTGTCGACGCCGAAGACGCCGACGTTGGTGATCGTCACCGTGCCGCCCTGCATGGCCGCCGGGGTCGTCCTGCCCTCGCGGGCGGTGGCGACCAGTTCGCCGAGCGCCTGCGCCAGCTCCGGGAGCGTCTTGGCGTGGGCGTCCTTGATGTTCGGCACGATCAGGCCGCGCGGGGTGGCGGCGGCGATGCCCAGGTTGACGTAGTGCTTGACCACGATCTCCTGGGCGGCCTCGTCCCAGGAGGCGTTGATCTCCGGGTTGCGGCGGATGGCGACGAGCAGGGCCTTGGCGATCAGCAGCAGCGGGTTGACCCGCAGCCCCGCCATGTCCTTGTCCGCCTTCAGCTCCTCGACGAGCCGCAGGGTGCGGGTCACGTCGACCGTGACGAACTCGGTGACGTGCGGCGCGGTGAACGCCGAGCCGACCATGGCCTGCGCCGTGGCCTTGCGCACGCCCTTGATCGGGACACGGGTCTCCCGGGCGCCGACGGCGGCCGGACCGGCCGCCGGGGCCTGCGCCTCGTCGGGCGCCGCGGGGGCCGGGAGCTGCGCGGGGACGGCCGCCGGGGCCTGCTCGGGAGCGGCCGCCTTGTGCACGTCCTCGCGGGTGACGATCCCGTCGGGGCCGGTCGGGACGACCGTCGCCAGGTCCACGCCCAGGTCCTTGGCCAGCTTCCGCACGGGCGGCTTGGCCAGGGGGCGGGCCTGCGGCTCGGGCGCCACCGGGGCGGGGGCCCGGCCGTTCAGCTCGCCCTGGACGGCCGCGCGGGCGGCCGGGGCGGGGGCGGTGGCGGTGTCCTGCCTGCGCGGGCGCCGCTTCGTGGACGACGCGGCCACGCCGTAGCCGACGAGGACCGGCTGGCGGCCCTGCGACTCCTCCGGGGCCTCCACCACCGCCGGGGCCGGGGCGGCGGCGGGGGCCTCGGCGGCCTCCGGCTCGTCGCCGCCCACGTTCACGGAGATGATGACCTCGCCGACGTCGACCGTCGTGCCCTCGGGGAAGCGCAGCTCGTGCACCACCCCGTCGAACGGGCACGGCAGCTCCACGGCGGCCTTCGCCGTCTCGACCTCGCAGACGGCCTGCCCGTCCGTGACGGTGTCACCGGGCTGGACGTACCACTTGAGGATCTCGGCCTCGGTGAGACCCTCGCCGACGTCCGGCATCTTGAACTCGCGGATCACGGGATGTCCTCTCTCAGTACGCCAGCGAGCGGTCGACGGCGTCGAGCACCCGGTCCAGACCCGGCAGGTACTCCTCCTCCAGGCGGGCCGGCGGGTACGGCGCGTGGTACCCGCCCACCCGCAGCACCGGGGCCTCCAGGTGGTAGAAGCACCGCTCGGTGATCCGGGCGGCGATCTCCGCGCCGGAACCGAAGAACACCGGGGCCTCGTGCACGACGACCAGGCGGCGGGTCTTCTCGACCGAGGCCTGGAGGGTGTCGAAGTCGATCGGGGAGATCGAGCGCAGGTCCACGACCTCGACCGACCGGCCCTCCTCGGCGGCGGCCGCGGCCGCCTCCAGGCAGGTCTTCACCATCGGGCCGTAGGCGACGAGGGTGAGGTCCGTGCCCTCGCGGGCGACCCGGGCCCTGTGCAGCTCGCCGGGGATGGCCTCGGTGTCGACCTCGCCCTTGTCCCAGTAGCGGCGCTTGGGCTCGAAGAAGATGACCGGGTCGTCGCTCTGGATCGCCTGCTGGAGCATCCAGTAGGCGTCGGACGAGGTGGCCGGGGTGACGACCTTGAGGCCCGCGACGTGCGCGAAGAGCGACTCGGGCGACTCGGAGTGGTGCTCGACGGCGCCGATGCCGCCGCCGTACGGGATGCGGATGACGACCGGCATCTTCACCGTGCCGAGCGAGCGGGCCCGCATCTTCGCGAGCTGCGTGACGATCTGGTCGTACGCCGGGAAGACGAAGCCGTCGAACTGGATCTCCACGACCGGCCGGTAGCCGCGCAGCGCGAGGCCGATCGCGGTGCCCACGATGCCGGACTCGGCGAGCGGGGTGTCGACGACCCGGTCCTCGCCGAAGTCCTTCTGCAGGCCGTCGGTGATCCGGAAGACACCTCCGAGCTTGCCGACGTCCAGGCCCATGACGACGACCTTGGGGTCGGTCTCCAGGGCCTTGCGCAGCGACTCGTTGAGCGCCTTGGCGAGGGGAAGCTTCTGAACAGCCATGGTTACTCGGCCTCTCCGTTCGCGAAGGACGCCTGGTAGGCGGCGAACTGCGCGCGCTCCTCGTCGACGAGGGCGTGCCCGTCCGCGTACACGTTGTCGAACATCGCCATGTGCTCCGGCACGGGCATGGCGCGGACGACCTCGCGGACCTGCTTGCCGAGGGCCTCGCTCTCCGCCTCCAGCTCCTCGAACCAGGACGCGTCGGCGTGGCCCTGGGCCTCCAGGTAGCGGCGCAGGCGCAGGATCGGGTCCTTCGCCTCCCAGGCGGCCCGCTCGTCGTCGTGCCGGTAGCGGGTCGGGTCGTCGGAGGTGGTGTGGGCGGCCATGCGGTAGGTGAACGCCTCGATGAGCGTCGGGCCCTCGCCGCGGCGGGCGCGCTCCAGGGCCCAGCGGGTGACCGCGAGGCAGGCCAGGACGTCGTTGCCGTCGACGCGGACGCCGGGGAAGCCGAAGCCCTGCGCGCGCTGGTAGAGCGGGACGCGGGTCTGCTTCTCGATGGGCTCGGAGATCGCCCACTGGTTGTTCTGGCAGAAGAACACGACCGGGGCGTTGTAGACGGCGGAGAAGACGAACGACTCGTTGACGTCGCCCTGGCTGGAGGCGCCGTCCCCGAAGTACGCGATCACGGCGGAGTCCGCGCCGTCCTTGGCGACGCCCATGGCGTAGCCGGTGGCGTGCAGGGTCTGCGAGCCGAGGACGATCGTGTACAGGTGGAAATTGTTGGTGCTGGGGTCCCAGCCGCCGTTGTTCACACCGCGGAACATGCCGAGGAGGTTCGTCGGGTCGACCCCGCGGCACCAGGCGACGCCGTGCTCGCGGTAGGTCGGGAAGACGTAGTCGTCGTCCCGCAGGGCGCGGCCGGAGCCGATCTGCGCCGCCTCCTGGCCGAGCAGCGAGGCCCACAGGCCCAGCTCGCCCTGCCGCTGGAGCGCCGTGGCCTCGCCGTCGAAACGGCGGGTCATCAGCATGTCGCGGTACAGGCCGCGCAGCTCGTCGGCGGTCAGGTCGACGTCGTACTCGGGGTGCCGGACGCGCTCACCCTCGGGCGTCAGCAGTTGTACGAGCTGCGGCTCGGAGTCGGAACTCCGCGGCTTCCTCGCGCGGGCGGCGCGCTTGGCGGCACCGCCCTCGGCGGCTTTGGCGCCGCTGCTGGTGCCGCCGCTGCGTCGCGGCTGACGCGCGGCAGTGCTGTCCACGGTCACGTGCGTGCTCCTCCGTCTGTCCGGGCTCCCGGGGTCCGCCGGGTGGCCTGGGGTTCCCCGCTCCTGCGGAGCTCGGGAAAGCGGCTCGCCTGGTCCGTGCTCGGTGCACGGGGTGGGTGCCCTCGGCCGGAAA
It includes:
- a CDS encoding nitrilase-related carbon-nitrogen hydrolase, coding for MRASLIQIAVNPDETVDARRRRAAALVRDESASDLVVLPELWPVGAFAYEAFAAEAEPLRGPTYEAMAAAAADARVWLHAGSFVERDGDAFYNTSLVFSPDGRLALTYRKIHRFGFDQGEAVLMSAGRELAVAPCPHLPFGLATCYDLRFPELFRGLVDAGAAAFVVPAGWPARRLGHWSLLARARAVENQAYVLACGTAGTHAGVEQAGHSVVVDPWGEVLGEAGRGEEVLTVDLDPARVAATRERFPALKDRVLGVAAPDRPASGGR
- a CDS encoding maleylpyruvate isomerase family mycothiol-dependent enzyme — its product is MTVHPSLQTYADAWTHSIEAVAELVQPLVEGEWNRATPCPGWSVRDVVSHIIGMECEMLGDPRPIHSLPRDLYHVRGDFARYMEMQVDVRRHHTGPEMTAELEYVMIRRARMLRNESRSPDTLVRAPLGAEQSLEVAYRTRAFDVWVHEQDLRTALDRPGNLDSPGAYVVRDTLLTLLPKVVAKDAGAPPNTAVVFDVSGPVEFLRTVRVDAEGRGRVDGAPSLGPAATLALDWETYVRLACGRVRPAAVADRVKVEGDEDLAGAILAHFAVTP
- a CDS encoding MFS transporter produces the protein MPAPSPAAALPADPPGGRRAVLVWGAGVCVYLVAVVFRTSLGVAGLDAADRFHVNASALSAFSILQLLVYAGMQIPVGLLVDRLGTRRVLTLGIVLFTAGQLGFALSPSYGTALAARALLGCGDAMTFISVLRLGSRWFPARRGPVVAQVAALFGVAGNLLSTIVLARMLEGLGWTATFAGSSLAGLAVLVLVAVFLKDHPEGFEPEPVPHAGAAYVRHQIARAWREPGTRLGMWVHFTTQFPAMVFLLLWGMPFLVEAQGLSRGRAGELLTAVVLSNMAVGLAYGQLIARRHAARAPLALGTVGATALVWAAVLAYPGDDGAPMWLLVSLCAVLGACGPASMIGFDFARPANPPERQGTASGIVNIGGFTASMAALLAIGVLLDATGGDYRTAFSSVFVLQALGVTQILRLRARTARRERERPAADRAAPPRVPA
- a CDS encoding dihydrolipoamide acetyltransferase family protein, whose amino-acid sequence is MPDVGEGLTEAEILKWYVQPGDTVTDGQAVCEVETAKAAVELPCPFDGVVHELRFPEGTTVDVGEVIISVNVGGDEPEAAEAPAAAPAPAVVEAPEESQGRQPVLVGYGVAASSTKRRPRRQDTATAPAPAARAAVQGELNGRAPAPVAPEPQARPLAKPPVRKLAKDLGVDLATVVPTGPDGIVTREDVHKAAAPEQAPAAVPAQLPAPAAPDEAQAPAAGPAAVGARETRVPIKGVRKATAQAMVGSAFTAPHVTEFVTVDVTRTLRLVEELKADKDMAGLRVNPLLLIAKALLVAIRRNPEINASWDEAAQEIVVKHYVNLGIAAATPRGLIVPNIKDAHAKTLPELAQALGELVATAREGRTTPAAMQGGTVTITNVGVFGVDTGTPILNPGESAILAVGAIKLQPWVHKGKVKPRHVTTLALSFDHRLVDGELGSKVLADIAAVLENPKRLITWA
- a CDS encoding alpha-ketoacid dehydrogenase subunit beta; the protein is MAVQKLPLAKALNESLRKALETDPKVVVMGLDVGKLGGVFRITDGLQKDFGEDRVVDTPLAESGIVGTAIGLALRGYRPVVEIQFDGFVFPAYDQIVTQLAKMRARSLGTVKMPVVIRIPYGGGIGAVEHHSESPESLFAHVAGLKVVTPATSSDAYWMLQQAIQSDDPVIFFEPKRRYWDKGEVDTEAIPGELHRARVAREGTDLTLVAYGPMVKTCLEAAAAAAEEGRSVEVVDLRSISPIDFDTLQASVEKTRRLVVVHEAPVFFGSGAEIAARITERCFYHLEAPVLRVGGYHAPYPPARLEEEYLPGLDRVLDAVDRSLAY
- the pdhA gene encoding pyruvate dehydrogenase (acetyl-transferring) E1 component subunit alpha — encoded protein: MTVDSTAARQPRRSGGTSSGAKAAEGGAAKRAARARKPRSSDSEPQLVQLLTPEGERVRHPEYDVDLTADELRGLYRDMLMTRRFDGEATALQRQGELGLWASLLGQEAAQIGSGRALRDDDYVFPTYREHGVAWCRGVDPTNLLGMFRGVNNGGWDPSTNNFHLYTIVLGSQTLHATGYAMGVAKDGADSAVIAYFGDGASSQGDVNESFVFSAVYNAPVVFFCQNNQWAISEPIEKQTRVPLYQRAQGFGFPGVRVDGNDVLACLAVTRWALERARRGEGPTLIEAFTYRMAAHTTSDDPTRYRHDDERAAWEAKDPILRLRRYLEAQGHADASWFEELEAESEALGKQVREVVRAMPVPEHMAMFDNVYADGHALVDEERAQFAAYQASFANGEAE